CATGAGTTGTGAAGGCACAACTGGGAATGGCAAACGGTGAATATCGGAGCCTTTAGCGCAAGCCACTTCACTAGCATGTTGTAAATCTGCCAACGAAATCTGGCCTAAACCCAAATCTCCTAAGGTTTGGGGCAAGCCGATTTCCGCATAAAATCTTAAGAGCTGCTGTCGCGCTGTCGCTGCTAGTTGGTTCCCTTGCAGCATTTCTTCTAGGCGCAGTTGCACCAAAATGCCATAAGCCACCTTCTCTCCGTGTAAGGCATCGTGGCTCGCCAACAAGTGGGTCAGGCCATTGTGTACGGCATGGGCAGCCACAGTACGGCATTGGGCTCCGCCCAGACCACCAATCACCCCCGCCAATAACACGGCAGCATCTACCACCTCGCGCCAAGCAGCGCCTCCTGGCTCTTGCAAAGCAGCAACCGATTTTTGAAAGAGAATATCGCGCAAGACGCGGGCCTGCTGAACTGCGGCAATCAACAAAGTTTGGTCTGAGTGACCGCTGCTGATAGACGCTTCGTACCACTTGGCTAGAGCATCCCCAATTCCTGCCACCAAAGTCCGCTGCTCCGCCGTCTGAATCAGGCTGTAGTCGAGCACCAACAAATCGGGACAGCGGGGTAAGCCCACGTCGTACAGAAAGGCTCCTTGATCGGAATAGACGTTGGAGAGGGCAGTCCAAGCTGCACAGGTTGCCGCCGAAGTGGGCACAGTCACAATCGGTAATTGGCACTGATGCGCAATCAATTTAGCCGCATCTAGGGCTTTACCCCCGCCGACACCGATAATTACATCTGCTTGGTGAGTCGCAGCTGCTTCCCGTAGTGCTGCCAGTCCTGACTCACTGCAATCTAAACCATAGGCAGCCTGAGTGAATGACAATTTTTCTTGCTGCAAGACGGGTTCTAACCAAGGTTGCACCACTGCCAAGGTGCGATCGCCCCCTATAATTAAAGGCCGCTGTCCTAAGCGACCAATTGCCTCCCCTACTTGAGCCAACGCTTGC
This region of Trichocoleus desertorum NBK24 genomic DNA includes:
- a CDS encoding iron-containing alcohol dehydrogenase family protein, with protein sequence MPHSSLPDSSSTPTKTTPALLSLMVAPAQVIRGEQALAQVGEAIGRLGQRPLIIGGDRTLAVVQPWLEPVLQQEKLSFTQAAYGLDCSESGLAALREAAATHQADVIIGVGGGKALDAAKLIAHQCQLPIVTVPTSAATCAAWTALSNVYSDQGAFLYDVGLPRCPDLLVLDYSLIQTAEQRTLVAGIGDALAKWYEASISSGHSDQTLLIAAVQQARVLRDILFQKSVAALQEPGGAAWREVVDAAVLLAGVIGGLGGAQCRTVAAHAVHNGLTHLLASHDALHGEKVAYGILVQLRLEEMLQGNQLAATARQQLLRFYAEIGLPQTLGDLGLGQISLADLQHASEVACAKGSDIHRLPFPVVPSQLMAAMVSTTAPVEVSRTTLTQATSNEV